One genomic segment of Methanothermococcus okinawensis IH1 includes these proteins:
- a CDS encoding stage II sporulation protein M, producing the protein MRTESKLSLLLILTISIFLTGFISGITFINDFSKNYNGEEINQKLNIKFNFPTILLNNLKVIFLMLAGSITFGFSTFINLIFNGFNVGVLIGSTFQTNEPLKLITALILPHGIFEIPAMLISAVAGFKIPYEVIQYLRDKKEKPITEEDIKGFLKLALISIILIIIAAFVEVYITPKIANYLLT; encoded by the coding sequence ATGAGAACTGAAAGTAAATTATCACTGTTATTAATATTAACAATCTCAATCTTTTTAACAGGTTTCATATCAGGCATTACATTCATAAACGACTTCTCAAAAAACTACAATGGGGAAGAAATAAATCAAAAGTTAAATATAAAATTCAACTTTCCTACAATTCTACTAAACAACTTAAAAGTTATCTTTTTAATGTTGGCTGGTTCTATTACTTTCGGTTTTTCTACTTTTATAAACTTAATATTTAATGGTTTTAATGTTGGGGTTTTAATCGGCTCTACTTTTCAAACTAATGAACCGTTAAAATTAATAACTGCTTTAATCCTTCCACATGGCATCTTCGAAATTCCAGCAATGCTTATATCAGCAGTAGCAGGTTTTAAAATACCGTATGAAGTAATTCAGTATCTAAGAGATAAGAAAGAAAAGCCAATAACAGAGGAAGATATAAAAGGATTCTTAAAATTAGCTCTAATTTCAATAATATTAATAATTATAGCCGCTTTCGTAGAGGTTTATATAACTCCAAAAATTGCTAATTATCTATTAACATAG
- a CDS encoding stage II sporulation protein M produces MKKLPSILTILIFSIGFISGITFINDFSKNYKGEEINQKLNIKFNFPTILLNNLKVIFLMLVGSITFGFSTFINLIFNGFNVGVLIGSTFQTNESLKLITALILPHGIFEIPAMLISAVAGFKIPYEVIQYLRDKKEKPITEDDIKEFLKLALISIILIVIAAFIEVYITPEIANYLLT; encoded by the coding sequence ATGAAAAAACTACCATCAATATTAACAATCTTAATCTTTTCAATAGGTTTTATCTCAGGCATTACATTCATAAACGACTTTTCAAAAAACTACAAAGGAGAAGAAATAAATCAAAAGTTAAATATAAAATTCAACTTTCCTACAATCTTATTAAACAACTTAAAAGTTATCTTTCTAATGTTGGTTGGTTCTATCACCTTTGGTTTTTCTACTTTTATAAATCTAATATTTAATGGTTTTAATGTTGGGGTTTTAATCGGCTCTACTTTTCAAACTAATGAATCATTAAAATTAATAACCGCTTTAATACTTCCACACGGCATATTTGAAATTCCAGCAATGTTAATATCAGCAGTAGCAGGTTTTAAAATACCTTATGAAGTAATTCAATATCTAAGAGATAAGAAAGAAAAGCCAATAACAGAAGATGATATAAAAGAATTCTTAAAATTAGCATTAATTTCAATAATATTAATAGTTATAGCTGCTTTTATAGAGGTTTATATAACTCCAGAAATAGCTAATTATCTATTAACATAG
- a CDS encoding Coenzyme F420 hydrogenase/dehydrogenase, beta subunit C-terminal domain — protein MYEWKLNEIVDNGLCAKCGMCVVVCIKDLLTFEGVPKLKDECLRKGNGMCYDVCPRVSSGKYQIKIRENFKEEYYYAKSDIEGQDGGVVTAFLKYLLENKKIDGAIVVGDECWKPVSLVVQNAEDLLKTTKSKYTVSILDALKKAGEMGLEKVAVVGLPCQINGLRKLQYFPYLAKYDKKECKNKKLPKIEYLIGLFCTEKFEYDNMKEVLAKHEIDIAKVEKFDVKGGKLLAYINGEKKEFDLKDIEINKGCKICRDFDAEIADVSVGCVGSPDGYSTVIIRTEKGEEIKNAVELKEGVDLNEINKLKELKLNRFKKELGRRKENNEKVSFYWLADYGGVGKRADGNIFIRIRAKPAGWYSIDEVKEIMKLTEKYNGKVKLTNRGAFEIHNISPFDAEDMVLELAKKDFITGSEGPLVRATLACPGKGNCGSGLIDTTELCRSIEDRFKERPNTYKFKIAISGCPNKCVRPQIHDIGIVGVKYPIVNEENCNGCGRCADVCKVEAIHMKGKTSYTNYNACIGCGKCIAACPNEGRDVKEEGYMVYVGGKSGREVVEGISMKLMSVDEILNLIDKVMVVYNKHGKKPQRERLSAVMARIGKGKFLEEVKELMEKEKGKEKNN, from the coding sequence ATGTATGAATGGAAGCTAAATGAAATCGTTGATAATGGACTATGTGCCAAATGTGGTATGTGTGTTGTAGTATGTATAAAGGACTTATTGACATTTGAAGGAGTTCCGAAGTTAAAAGACGAATGTTTAAGAAAAGGAAACGGTATGTGTTATGATGTATGTCCAAGAGTCTCATCAGGAAAATATCAAATAAAGATAAGGGAAAACTTCAAAGAAGAATATTATTATGCAAAAAGTGATATTGAAGGGCAAGATGGGGGAGTTGTAACTGCATTTTTAAAATACTTATTGGAAAATAAAAAGATAGATGGAGCTATAGTTGTAGGGGATGAGTGCTGGAAACCTGTTTCATTAGTAGTGCAAAATGCTGAAGATTTATTAAAAACTACAAAATCAAAATATACCGTTTCAATATTAGATGCACTAAAAAAAGCTGGTGAGATGGGATTAGAAAAGGTTGCAGTTGTAGGATTACCTTGCCAAATAAATGGTTTAAGAAAACTACAATATTTCCCATATTTAGCAAAATACGACAAAAAAGAATGTAAAAATAAAAAATTACCAAAAATAGAATACCTTATTGGATTATTTTGCACTGAGAAGTTTGAATATGACAATATGAAAGAGGTTTTAGCCAAACATGAAATAGATATTGCAAAAGTTGAAAAATTTGATGTTAAAGGAGGAAAATTATTGGCATACATAAATGGAGAGAAAAAAGAGTTTGATTTAAAAGACATTGAAATAAATAAAGGTTGTAAGATATGTAGAGATTTCGACGCAGAAATAGCCGATGTCTCAGTCGGATGCGTTGGAAGTCCAGATGGATATTCAACAGTAATAATAAGAACTGAAAAAGGGGAAGAAATTAAAAATGCTGTTGAATTGAAAGAAGGCGTAGATTTAAATGAAATAAATAAATTAAAAGAATTAAAACTTAATAGATTTAAAAAGGAGCTCGGAAGAAGAAAAGAAAATAACGAAAAAGTATCTTTCTATTGGCTTGCTGATTATGGAGGAGTTGGTAAAAGGGCCGATGGAAATATATTTATAAGAATTAGGGCAAAACCTGCTGGATGGTATTCAATTGATGAAGTTAAAGAAATTATGAAACTAACTGAAAAATACAACGGTAAGGTAAAACTTACCAACAGGGGGGCTTTTGAAATCCATAACATAAGTCCATTTGATGCCGAAGATATGGTTTTAGAGCTCGCTAAAAAAGACTTTATTACAGGTTCAGAAGGACCACTTGTAAGGGCTACACTTGCATGCCCTGGCAAAGGAAACTGTGGAAGTGGATTGATAGATACTACGGAGTTGTGTAGAAGCATTGAAGATAGATTTAAAGAGAGACCCAACACTTATAAATTTAAAATTGCAATAAGTGGATGTCCTAATAAGTGTGTAAGGCCACAAATCCATGATATTGGTATAGTTGGGGTAAAATACCCTATTGTAAATGAAGAAAACTGTAATGGGTGTGGAAGGTGTGCAGATGTCTGTAAGGTCGAAGCAATACATATGAAAGGGAAAACATCATATACAAACTACAATGCATGCATAGGATGCGGTAAATGTATAGCGGCATGCCCAAATGAAGGAAGGGATGTGAAAGAAGAAGGATATATGGTATATGTTGGTGGAAAGTCTGGTCGTGAGGTTGTCGAAGGAATAAGCATGAAGTTAATGAGCGTAGATGAGATATTGAATCTTATAGATAAAGTTATGGTAGTTTATAATAAACACGGTAAAAAACCTCAGAGAGAAAGATTATCCGCTGTTATGGCAAGAATTGGAAAAGGTAAATTCTTAGAAGAAGTTAAAGAACTTATGGAAAAAGAAAAAGGAAAAGAAAAAAACAATTAA